Proteins encoded by one window of Vampirovibrionales bacterium:
- a CDS encoding aminotransferase class I/II-fold pyridoxal phosphate-dependent enzyme, with product MTIAPRAAVAAMSAYSAPLEGRREQIRLDFNENTTGFAQAAAPLDAAFLGAYPEYDAFTAALAAYFGREPQELLLTNGSAEALFLLPFVFIEPGRDVAVVSTPTFPVIPHSLALAGARIHAVPMRADLTYDLAGLEQALQTGARLCTLATPDNPSGATIASAVILDWAQRFTDTLFVIDEAYIEYGGESVLAQAGVMPNLVVTRSFSKAWGMAALRLGVAIGHPEVIAWLRVARSPYSVNALAVQTAGRLLENPQQVADQAQATLRRKALVLAAVAERGYGAIAGAANFFLLKVGLDAGALCDFCRARGVLLRDRSSLPNMGGLVRVSVGTEAEMDAFLACLDAFRAERALMFDLDDTLVDVSRSYDEVVMRVVAHFGVERPDRQTILALKAEGGFNDDWDAARELLRRAGKDVSREAIVALAKPLYLSLARDHESWPTAPEALRAFSKRYRTLVVTGRPRDEYAPVWGERLDACVERVFCQDDFDGAGSALPRKPAPDLLKAAMAARGVCGGAYVGNSVDDMAAARAAGLRAWGVATTHSPEALAQAGAERVFQSIPQLQEALMI from the coding sequence ATGACGATCGCCCCGCGCGCCGCAGTCGCCGCGATGAGCGCCTACAGCGCGCCGTTGGAAGGCCGCCGCGAGCAAATCCGGCTGGATTTTAACGAAAACACCACGGGATTTGCGCAGGCGGCGGCGCCGCTGGACGCGGCGTTTCTCGGCGCTTACCCCGAATACGACGCTTTTACCGCCGCCCTCGCAGCGTATTTCGGGCGAGAACCCCAGGAGCTGCTTCTGACCAACGGCAGCGCGGAAGCCCTGTTTTTGCTGCCCTTTGTCTTCATCGAACCGGGACGCGACGTGGCGGTGGTCTCGACGCCGACGTTTCCCGTGATTCCGCATAGTCTGGCGCTGGCAGGCGCCCGGATTCACGCCGTGCCGATGCGCGCCGATCTCACCTATGATCTGGCCGGACTGGAGCAGGCCTTGCAGACGGGCGCCAGACTCTGTACGCTCGCCACGCCGGATAACCCATCAGGCGCAACCATTGCGTCAGCGGTGATTCTGGACTGGGCGCAGCGCTTTACAGACACGCTGTTTGTCATCGACGAGGCCTATATCGAGTACGGCGGCGAGAGCGTGCTGGCGCAGGCGGGCGTCATGCCGAATCTGGTCGTGACGCGCAGTTTTTCCAAGGCCTGGGGCATGGCGGCGCTGCGCCTCGGCGTGGCGATTGGACACCCTGAGGTGATAGCGTGGCTTCGCGTGGCGCGCTCGCCCTACAGCGTCAACGCGCTGGCCGTCCAGACCGCCGGGCGCCTGCTGGAAAATCCGCAGCAGGTTGCCGATCAGGCGCAAGCGACCCTGCGCCGAAAAGCGCTTGTCCTCGCCGCAGTCGCCGAGCGCGGCTATGGCGCGATTGCCGGGGCGGCCAATTTCTTTCTGCTCAAAGTGGGTCTCGACGCCGGCGCGCTCTGCGATTTCTGTCGCGCGCGCGGCGTTTTGCTGCGCGATCGCTCATCGCTGCCGAATATGGGCGGTCTGGTGCGCGTCAGCGTCGGCACGGAGGCCGAAATGGACGCGTTTCTGGCCTGTCTGGACGCGTTTCGCGCCGAACGCGCCCTGATGTTCGATCTCGATGACACGCTGGTCGACGTCTCGCGCAGTTACGATGAAGTCGTCATGCGCGTCGTGGCGCACTTTGGCGTCGAGCGCCCTGATCGCCAAACCATTCTGGCGCTCAAGGCCGAAGGCGGCTTCAACGACGACTGGGACGCCGCCCGCGAGCTGTTGCGCCGCGCCGGCAAGGACGTCTCGCGCGAAGCGATTGTCGCACTCGCAAAACCGCTCTATCTGTCGCTGGCGCGCGATCACGAAAGCTGGCCCACGGCGCCGGAGGCCTTGCGCGCGTTCTCTAAACGCTATCGCACGCTGGTCGTCACCGGTCGCCCGCGCGACGAGTACGCCCCCGTCTGGGGCGAGCGGCTGGACGCCTGCGTCGAGCGCGTCTTCTGCCAGGATGACTTCGACGGCGCGGGCTCCGCGCTGCCGCGTAAACCGGCGCCCGATCTGCTGAAAGCCGCCATGGCGGCGCGCGGCGTCTGCGGCGGCGCGTATGTCGGCAATTCCGTCGATGATATGGCGGCGGCGCGCGCGGCGGGACTGCGCGCGTGGGGCGTGGCGACGACCCATTCGCCAGAAGCCCTGGCGCAAGCGGGCGCTGAGCGCGTGTTTCAATCGATTCCCCAACTTCAAGAGGCTTTGATGATATGA
- the hisF gene encoding imidazole glycerol phosphate synthase subunit HisF produces the protein MLCKRIIPCLDVADGRTVKGVQFQNLRDIGDPVELALIYQDQGADELLFLDISASHEGRETMFHVVEAVARRLMIPFTVGGGVTTLAQAKRLLASGADKVSINTGALRNPSLIRDIAEECGSQCCVLAIDARRKQPAIAGAAAPRPPVPPPPVWEALTHGGRSVGHPDAFVWAREAVNLGAGEILLTSWDQDGTLAGFDLALTRQFAENLPIPVIASGGGGGPASFVDVFCAGGADAALAASIFHDNQWTVDSLKREIVRLNPEAIAIRL, from the coding sequence ATGCTGTGTAAACGGATTATCCCGTGTCTGGACGTCGCCGATGGACGCACGGTGAAAGGCGTTCAGTTCCAGAATCTGCGCGATATCGGCGATCCGGTGGAACTGGCGCTGATTTATCAGGATCAGGGCGCTGACGAGTTGTTGTTTCTGGACATTTCGGCGTCGCACGAAGGCCGTGAGACGATGTTTCACGTCGTGGAAGCCGTCGCCCGCCGTCTGATGATCCCGTTTACCGTCGGCGGCGGCGTTACGACGCTTGCGCAGGCCAAGCGCCTGCTGGCCAGCGGCGCCGATAAGGTCTCCATCAACACCGGCGCGCTGCGCAATCCGTCGCTGATTCGCGATATCGCCGAAGAGTGCGGCTCGCAATGCTGCGTGCTGGCCATCGACGCGCGGCGCAAACAACCCGCCATCGCCGGAGCCGCTGCGCCGCGTCCGCCTGTGCCGCCGCCGCCCGTCTGGGAAGCGCTCACGCACGGGGGCCGCTCGGTCGGCCACCCCGACGCCTTTGTATGGGCGCGCGAAGCCGTGAACCTCGGCGCCGGCGAAATTCTGCTGACGTCCTGGGATCAGGACGGCACGCTGGCCGGCTTTGATCTGGCGTTGACCCGTCAATTCGCCGAGAATCTGCCGATCCCGGTCATCGCTTCGGGCGGCGGGGGCGGGCCTGCCTCTTTTGTCGACGTGTTTTGCGCAGGCGGCGCCGATGCCGCGCTGGCCGCCAGCATCTTTCATGACAACCAATGGACGGTCGACTCGCTCAAACGCGAGATCGTCCGCCTCAACCCGGAGGCGATCGCAATTCGATTATGA
- a CDS encoding ATP phosphoribosyltransferase, translating into MTPLLKLVIPKGRLQEKVEGLLARIGLHLTYSSRSYRPVCSDPAIEIKLLKPQNIPALIALGRHDAGFSGLDWVIEQGLETHDNLREVMDLGFNRVRIVAAVPETLAVDEAYRKRRIIVATEYPVIAQRYLDAQKLDAVLIKSYGATEALPPEDADMIIDNTSTGSTLAMNRLAIVDELLSSTTRLLASGEALDDPARAGKLAEIRMLIQSVLNADKKVLLEMNVGAAQLEALVSNLPCMRAPTVSPLHDGAGYAVKVAVSAAEAPRLIPQLVKLGASDILEYRLAKIVP; encoded by the coding sequence GCAAGAAAAGGTCGAAGGCCTGTTGGCGCGCATTGGCCTGCATCTGACTTACAGCAGCCGCTCTTACCGACCGGTTTGCTCCGATCCGGCGATTGAAATCAAGCTGCTCAAGCCTCAGAACATCCCCGCCCTTATTGCGCTGGGCCGTCACGACGCCGGTTTCAGCGGCCTCGACTGGGTGATTGAGCAGGGCCTCGAAACGCACGATAACTTGCGCGAAGTCATGGATTTAGGCTTTAACCGCGTGCGTATCGTGGCCGCCGTCCCCGAAACGCTCGCCGTGGACGAGGCTTACCGCAAGCGCCGCATCATCGTCGCGACTGAATATCCTGTCATCGCCCAGCGTTATCTGGACGCGCAGAAGCTCGACGCCGTGCTGATTAAATCTTACGGGGCCACCGAGGCCCTGCCGCCGGAAGACGCCGATATGATCATCGACAATACGTCGACCGGCTCGACGCTGGCCATGAACCGCCTGGCCATTGTCGACGAGCTGCTCAGTTCCACCACGCGCCTGCTGGCTTCTGGCGAAGCGCTGGACGATCCGGCCCGCGCCGGCAAGCTGGCGGAAATCCGCATGTTGATTCAGAGCGTGTTGAACGCCGACAAGAAAGTCCTGCTGGAAATGAACGTGGGCGCGGCGCAACTGGAAGCGCTGGTCTCGAATCTGCCGTGTATGCGCGCCCCCACCGTGTCGCCGCTGCACGATGGCGCGGGTTATGCGGTCAAGGTCGCCGTTTCCGCCGCCGAGGCGCCCCGGCTGATCCCGCAGTTGGTGAAGCTGGGGGCCAGCGATATTCTGGAGTATCGTCTGGCGAAGATCGTGCCATGA
- the hisD gene encoding histidinol dehydrogenase yields the protein MIPMLAGEAAQAFLRDKTRRDAPDDAACQRERAVADILAEVAADGDAALTRLAERFGDPSPLMLPGDDPQVMAAGDALCPDVRRAMTFAADNIREFAHAVMRAAQPVEQHREGFAAGLRWQPVASAACYVPGGRYPLPSTALMTALTAQVAGVPDITLVSPQLSPAVLYAGRLAGVRRYWRMGGAQAVAALAYGTPRIAAVDIVVGPGNAYVTEAKRQLQGVIGIDMLAGPSEVVVIADAGANPRWVALDLLAQAEHDPDARAYLLSDDPAMTRAVAQALAMVVAELAPPPFVAQSLAASALLTLADLPACIAACNQLAPEHVSVQTRDPDAVAASLTAYGALFLGDASTVPYGDYVAGPNHTLPTARRARFSGGLTPFTFLRPQSWIRADAGRPELPQPTAQLATLEGLSAHAAAARARWTPSGDRAAGSPSE from the coding sequence ATGATCCCGATGCTCGCAGGCGAGGCGGCCCAAGCGTTTCTGCGCGATAAGACCCGCCGCGACGCGCCCGACGACGCCGCCTGTCAACGCGAACGCGCCGTCGCCGACATTCTGGCCGAGGTCGCCGCAGACGGCGATGCCGCGTTAACGCGTCTGGCTGAACGCTTCGGCGATCCCTCGCCCCTGATGCTGCCCGGCGACGACCCGCAGGTGATGGCTGCTGGCGACGCGCTTTGCCCCGACGTGCGACGCGCGATGACATTTGCCGCCGACAATATCCGGGAGTTTGCGCACGCCGTGATGCGCGCCGCGCAGCCTGTCGAGCAGCATCGCGAAGGATTTGCCGCAGGCCTGCGCTGGCAGCCCGTGGCGAGCGCCGCCTGCTATGTTCCCGGCGGGCGTTACCCGCTGCCTTCCACGGCGTTGATGACGGCGCTCACCGCGCAAGTCGCGGGCGTGCCCGATATCACGCTGGTTTCGCCCCAACTCTCGCCCGCCGTGCTCTACGCAGGGCGTCTGGCAGGAGTGCGCCGCTACTGGCGAATGGGCGGCGCTCAGGCCGTGGCCGCGCTCGCCTATGGCACGCCGCGCATCGCGGCGGTTGATATCGTCGTCGGTCCCGGCAACGCGTACGTGACCGAGGCCAAGCGTCAATTACAGGGCGTCATCGGCATCGACATGCTGGCCGGGCCCAGCGAGGTAGTCGTGATTGCTGATGCCGGGGCCAACCCGCGCTGGGTCGCGCTCGATTTGCTCGCGCAAGCCGAACATGATCCCGATGCGCGCGCCTATCTGCTCAGCGACGATCCGGCCATGACGCGCGCCGTGGCCCAGGCGCTGGCGATGGTCGTCGCCGAGCTGGCGCCGCCGCCGTTTGTGGCGCAATCGCTTGCGGCCAGCGCCTTGCTGACGCTGGCGGATTTACCCGCCTGTATCGCCGCCTGCAATCAACTGGCGCCCGAGCACGTCAGCGTGCAAACCCGCGACCCGGATGCGGTGGCCGCGTCGTTGACGGCTTACGGCGCGCTGTTTCTGGGCGACGCCAGCACGGTGCCTTACGGCGATTACGTGGCCGGGCCCAATCACACGCTTCCCACGGCGCGGCGCGCCCGTTTCAGCGGGGGGCTCACGCCGTTTACCTTTTTGCGCCCCCAGTCGTGGATCCGCGCCGACGCCGGGCGTCCTGAGCTGCCGCAGCCCACGGCGCAACTGGCGACGCTGGAAGGCCTCAGCGCCCATGCGGCCGCCGCCCGCGCGCGATGGACGCCATCCGGCGATCGGGCCGCAGGGAGCCCCTCCGAATGA
- the hisE gene encoding phosphoribosyl-ATP diphosphatase, whose translation MMIPSIDLMNGRAVQLRQGKTHVLTDERDPIALAREFNRYGEIAVIDLDAALGKGDNLALIKQICRVADVRAGGGVRTVERANALLRAGAQRIIVGTAATPEFLSQLPKARVMVALDHRHGEVVDLGWTHGSGQTVSERALALADHCSAYLCTFVTEEGCMTGLPVDEAQAIQAVAPHPLTVAGGVASTDEVIALSRMGLDVQVGMALYTGQLDPAAAVIGALDFDKQPLIPTIVEDEAGQTLMLAYSTPESLRKSLENGHGVYYSRSRQKLWRKGETSGHQQELLACRTDCDRDTLLFTVRQSGPACHTHAYSCFGSGQRNRRFSLPALFEILRDRMAHPPAGSYTARLFADPELLAAKIMEEAQEAIEARERDDVIWEIADAVFFLSALAVREGLDWRDIEAELGGRHK comes from the coding sequence ATGATGATCCCCAGCATCGACCTGATGAATGGCCGCGCCGTGCAATTGCGCCAGGGCAAAACGCACGTGCTGACCGATGAGCGCGATCCCATTGCGCTGGCCCGCGAATTTAACCGTTACGGCGAAATCGCCGTCATCGATCTCGACGCCGCCCTGGGCAAAGGCGACAATCTGGCGCTGATTAAACAAATCTGCCGCGTGGCGGACGTGCGCGCAGGCGGCGGCGTTCGCACGGTGGAGCGCGCCAACGCCTTACTGCGCGCAGGCGCCCAACGCATCATTGTGGGAACCGCCGCCACCCCGGAATTTTTAAGCCAGCTTCCCAAGGCGCGCGTGATGGTCGCGCTGGATCACCGCCATGGCGAGGTGGTGGATCTAGGCTGGACGCACGGATCCGGGCAGACGGTCAGCGAACGGGCGCTGGCGCTGGCCGATCATTGCAGCGCGTACCTCTGTACATTTGTGACCGAAGAAGGCTGCATGACGGGTCTGCCCGTCGATGAGGCCCAAGCCATTCAGGCCGTGGCCCCGCATCCGCTGACGGTGGCCGGCGGCGTGGCCAGCACCGACGAAGTCATTGCTCTCTCACGGATGGGACTCGACGTTCAGGTCGGCATGGCGCTCTATACCGGCCAGCTCGACCCGGCGGCGGCGGTCATTGGCGCGCTGGATTTTGACAAGCAACCGCTGATTCCTACCATCGTGGAAGACGAAGCCGGGCAGACGCTGATGCTGGCCTACAGCACGCCGGAATCGCTTCGCAAATCGCTGGAAAACGGCCATGGCGTTTATTACAGCCGCAGCCGACAAAAGCTCTGGCGCAAAGGCGAAACCTCCGGTCACCAGCAAGAACTGCTCGCCTGCCGCACCGATTGCGATCGCGATACGCTGCTGTTTACCGTGCGTCAATCCGGTCCCGCCTGTCATACGCACGCTTATAGCTGCTTTGGATCCGGGCAGCGAAACCGACGCTTTTCACTCCCGGCCTTGTTTGAGATTCTGCGCGATCGCATGGCGCATCCGCCTGCCGGATCGTACACGGCCAGGCTCTTTGCGGATCCTGAGCTCCTGGCCGCCAAAATCATGGAAGAAGCCCAGGAGGCCATTGAGGCGCGCGAGCGCGACGACGTGATCTGGGAAATCGCCGACGCCGTGTTCTTCCTCAGCGCGCTGGCCGTGCGCGAAGGGCTCGACTGGCGCGACATTGAAGCCGAACTCGGCGGACGCCATAAATGA
- the hisH gene encoding imidazole glycerol phosphate synthase subunit HisH, producing the protein MSSPPQIELIDYGGGNIASVMRALERLSVSYVKVGPDLLPSGRRPLILPGVGAFGATMAGLRRGGLHSRLVELLGRGVPYLGICVGLQILFEKSAESEGTPGLGILCGEVARLTHRKIPQIGWNRLRAVNDPDAPEGEAYFVNSFAARPADPGITLYESDYGGPFCAAIQRQNVTGFQFHPEKSGPFGHELLRRWLDAV; encoded by the coding sequence ATGAGCAGCCCCCCCCAAATTGAGCTGATTGACTACGGCGGCGGCAACATCGCCAGCGTCATGCGGGCGCTGGAGCGACTCTCGGTCTCTTACGTCAAAGTCGGCCCGGATCTCTTGCCCAGCGGGCGCCGTCCATTGATCCTGCCTGGGGTGGGCGCATTTGGCGCGACGATGGCCGGCTTGCGCCGAGGCGGCCTACATTCGCGTCTGGTTGAATTGCTCGGGCGCGGCGTTCCGTATCTGGGCATCTGCGTGGGCTTGCAGATTCTGTTTGAAAAAAGCGCCGAGTCCGAAGGCACGCCGGGCCTAGGGATTCTCTGCGGGGAAGTCGCGCGGCTGACGCATCGCAAAATTCCGCAGATTGGCTGGAATCGCTTGCGCGCGGTCAACGACCCGGACGCGCCCGAAGGCGAAGCCTATTTCGTCAATTCGTTTGCGGCCCGTCCCGCCGATCCCGGGATCACGCTGTACGAAAGCGACTACGGCGGCCCGTTCTGCGCCGCCATCCAGCGTCAAAACGTGACCGGATTCCAGTTTCACCCGGAAAAAAGCGGTCCTTTCGGCCATGAGCTATTGCGGAGGTGGCTGGATGCTGTGTAA
- a CDS encoding imidazoleglycerol-phosphate dehydratase has translation MTSPSAQSSARAASVSRVSRETRVQVTFEADAARAPHIQTPLPFFSHMLDAFACHGRFGLSVEASGDIEVDPHHLMEDVGIVLGQAIAQALDGYKGIARAGCFAFPMDGSLALVALDLCGRPNLTWNVPLGALPVGALDPHLFREFFKGLIDGMRATAHLHVPCHDNDHHVLEALFKAFARALRQAAGRIEPGDALSGALSTKGMLDA, from the coding sequence ATGACGTCTCCTTCAGCGCAGAGTTCGGCTCGCGCCGCCAGCGTCTCGCGCGTCAGCCGCGAAACCCGCGTTCAGGTCACGTTTGAGGCGGACGCCGCGCGCGCGCCTCACATCCAGACGCCGTTGCCGTTTTTCAGTCATATGCTGGACGCGTTTGCCTGCCATGGCCGTTTTGGCTTGAGCGTCGAGGCGTCTGGCGACATTGAAGTGGATCCGCACCACCTGATGGAAGACGTCGGCATTGTCCTGGGGCAAGCCATTGCGCAGGCGCTCGACGGCTATAAAGGCATTGCCCGCGCGGGCTGCTTCGCCTTTCCCATGGATGGCTCGCTGGCGCTGGTCGCCCTCGATCTGTGCGGGCGGCCAAATCTTACCTGGAACGTCCCGCTGGGCGCGCTGCCGGTCGGCGCGCTGGACCCGCACCTGTTCCGCGAATTCTTCAAGGGCCTGATCGACGGCATGCGGGCAACGGCGCATCTGCATGTGCCATGCCATGACAACGATCACCATGTTCTCGAAGCGCTCTTTAAGGCGTTCGCCCGCGCGCTGCGCCAGGCGGCTGGTCGTATTGAGCCGGGCGACGCGCTCAGCGGCGCCCTTAGCACCAAAGGTATGTTAGACGCATGA